The Capsicum annuum cultivar UCD-10X-F1 chromosome 3, UCD10Xv1.1, whole genome shotgun sequence genomic sequence cttctctctcctcCTTAAAGTTACAATCCCAACGTTCTCCTTGAACGTTAACCGATAAAGGAAACATCATCGCTGACGATAGGTAAGGGTAAACCCCTCTCCCTCTCCCTCTCCCTCTCTCCTTCTTTCTTGTCTCTCTCTCCTTCCCCTCCCAATTCTTTTTTTCGTTTGCCCTCTTCCCTCCCTTTTGAAGGCTATCCCATCACTGCTATCGCTGGCGGAAGCAACTCTGGTGAAGGTACAAGTGGTACGAAGTCAGACGCCAGTAGGAAAACACTCCGGCGACAACTCCGGGACGCATTAGTGGCCTTTTTTGGCGACTTTAATTCGATAACTATTTTTCGATACCAAATTGCCGGAAACCAGCAGCGTGCAAACATATCGGTGACATCTTTACCTTGATCTTTATTTAATGCCTACAGTTTAGGTTTTTTTGCACTATTGTTGTTTCTTGTTTCATTCTGTTTCTTATCCCTTGTTTATTGGAATTATATTGGTGACTGGTTGCTAAGCGTGActgtttattatttattatttcctgTTGTGTTGATCTAGCTGCTTGGCCGGATAGTGTTCTTTGTGCGTGCTTTCTCTTATTATTTGTGCACAATTGCTTTGTTCGATTTCTGTACAACCTATAAGTTGTGTGAGATATTTTGTCTGTTAATTGGGTGTCTAGTACCTTTTGTTCTTGTAATTTGGTTGTATTTTGTACTTTGCGTGTACCTATACTGTGTTTgctattttgaaacttttctgttGCTTTTGTTGACTAGTGGTTGGGGTGGTAAatggtggaatagggtcatgtACCGGGGGTTTGGGGTTGGGGGTGGGGCAAGGTGTTGGGTTTAATTTGAGATGCGGAGGGCGTAGTAAGAGGTGAGGGGACTTGAGAGgtgataggttgagggtagggtcgtGGAACATACGGTCCCTTCAGGGTAAGTTGATAGAACTGGTTAAGATTCTCAAGAAGAGAATGATCAATATTGTGTGTGTCCAGGAGACCaaatgggtaggttctaaggctagggatgtggatgggtacaagttgtCGTACTCGGGTAGTGACAGATGCAGGAATGGAGTAGGTATATTAGTAGACGAAGAGCTTAGGGGGCAGGTAGTTGAAGTTAACAGGGTTAGTGATAgggtgatgactattaagttggtcattggggggttttCGTTGTGCATCTGTAGTGCTTATGTTCCACAGGTGGGCCTAGACCTAAAGGAGAAGAGgagattttgggaggttttggacaAGGTGGTTTGAGGTGTGCCAAACTCGGAGAAGATTTTCATAGGAGGGGACTTTAATGGGCACATCGGGTCAGTGTCGTTAGGGTATAAGGATGAGCATAGAGGCTTTGGTTTTGGGGTTAGGAATGATGATGGAGCTGCTCTTTTcgattttgcgagggcctttggatTGGTGTTGGTGAATTCCAGTttttcgaagaaggaggatcacctggtTACTTTTTGTAGTAGGCTAGCTAAGATCCAAAGCTTAGGAAGGAGGATAGAGTTTTGTGTAAGGATTATAAGGTCTTCCCGAATGAGAATCTTGTGATACAACATAGACTTCTagtgatggatttggttattAAGAGGGGAAAGAAGAGAAGGGGTGGGGAGGGTCGGCATAGAGTTATGTGGGGTGGCCTGACTCTGACCAGTGCTTTGGAGATATGGGTGAAGTTGGAAGGGATGAGGGTGTGGGAGTATAGGagggatgtggatagtatgtgggatagggccgCGAGTTGCATCAAGGATACTGCTAGAGAGGTTTAGGGTATTTCGAAGGGATGGTTTGACCGGCAGCGGGGGGACTGGtagtggaatgaagaagttaagaaaagGGTAGAGACGAAGAAGGGGACGTAcgttaagttggttgagagtaagaaTGAAGAGGAGAAGCGGATGAGCATGGAtgagtacaagttagctaagaaggaggctaagttagctgTTATGGCTGCTAAGACAACATCTTTTGTGAGTCTGCATAAGGGGTTAGAAGAGAAAgacggggaaaagaggttgtttaggcttgccaaggTTAGGGAGCGGAAGGGTTGGGATCTGGActaagtgaagtgcattaagggagaggatgacagagttttggtggaagacgctctcattaagaaaagatggcagtcgtattttcataggctcatgaatgatgagggtggcagaagtgttgtgttaggggagttggagcactccGGGGAGTGTCGTGATTTCGACTTTTGTcggcgttttaaggtagaggaggtttgcaaggctattcgcaagatgcaaAGGAGCAGGGCGATGGGGCCCGACAACATTCCAGTAGAGTTTTGGAAGTTTTCTTGTGGGGCAGGGTTGAGATGGCTGACCAacttgtttaacatcatttttaagtCCGCTAAGATGCCTGAGGCGTAGAGATGGAGCACGATGGTctctttatataagaacaagggtgacatctagagttgcaacaattatcggggtattaagttgttgagtcacattatgaaaatttgggagagggtggtggaatGGAGGTTAAGGAATattgtgtctatttcggagaatcaatttgggtTTATGCTTGATCGCTCCaggactgaggcaattcacctaatgcgaagactggtagagcagtatagagagaggaagagagatcttcacttggtgtttattgacttggaaaaggcgtataACAAGGTCTCTAGGGAGGTTCTATGGAGAGGCTTGGAGGCGGGATAGGTTCCTGTAGCGTACATCggagcgattaaggacatgtatgagggggcgaagactcgggtaaggatAGTGGGAGGAGATTTCGAGCATTTCTCGGTCTTGACTGGgctagggatcgactcttagttcgTTTCTTTTTGCCgtagtgatggatgtgttgacgagGAGcatacaaggcgaggtgccttggtgtatgctttttgcggatgatgtagttttgattaatGATAAGCTAGAGGTTTGGCGACGAATCCTGGAGTCTAAAGATTTTCGATTGAGTAAGACTAAGATAGAGTACTTGAAGTGTAaatttagtgactcgaggcaagaggagaaggtagtagtgaagttggattcccaaGCGGTTtgcaagaaggatagttttaagtatcttgggtctacgattcaggggaatggagagatagattaggatgtctctcaccgtattggggcaggttggattaAATGAAGGTTCATTttgggaattttatgcgataagaaggtgtccCCAAGCAGAAAGGCagattctatagagttgcagtccagCCGACTATGTTATATGGAGCGGAGTATTGACCggtccaaaagttgaaggtgacggAAATAaagatgttgcgttggatgtgtggttttacaagggctgacagggttaggaatgagagcATTCAGGAGAAGGTGGAGTggtgtcggtggaggataaaTTAAGGGAAgttaggttgagatggtttggccatgtgatgaggagaggcacaGATGCCttgttcgtaggtgtgagagattgGTCTTGGACGGTTtcaagtggggtaggggtagattgaagaaatactggaggaaaGTGATTAAACATGACATAGAGTAGTTACAAGTGACTGAGGAGATGACCTAGGATAGGAAGATACggaggaaaaatattaggatagagggctaaggtgtgTGGTTGAGTTGTAGGCAGTAGGTAGGATGACTTTGGTGTCCTTGTTTGGCAGTGtttaatatttttagtggatgtcatatctatgttattttatcatgttccatatatttttttcttttatatatattgtcCTTTATCTTGAGGCAGGGTCTATaaaaaacaacctctttacttctTTAAAAGGTAGTGGTATAAAccgcgtacactctacccttgtTAGACCTCACGATGTAAAAatatactggatttgttgttattgtattaaataaatataaaaatataaaaaataaattaaataacgtATGATAGCACATTAAATTGAATTTATGTGGATGTTATCATCCCATAATATAAGGGcaaaatgttttttttctttttagatatgGAGAAACTGTGCTTCACCATAAATGTAAATATGTCAGTCTTTTCGGCAGCTTGCTTTTATCATGATTTGATGACTCATATAAGCTTGTGATGTGAATGGGCTCAGCAAGTCGGAAATGGAACTGGGTTCGGCTTCTTCTACTTCCCCCGACTCTCCTAACGGTTTGAAATTTGGTGAAAAAGTTTACTTTGAGCACGTGGGTGACGTTGGAGCACATCACAAGTCAACTACTGGGTCGCCGCCGGTGAGCGGAGGTGGTCAACCCTCTCAGTCTCCGTCAACAGCCAAGAAAGGGAGAGGGGGTGGATTGGTTCAAGGTCGTCGGTGTCAAGTTGAAGGTTGTGAAACAGATCTGAGTGATGTTAAGGCATACTATTCTAGGCATAAAGTTTGTGGCGCCCACTCTAAGTCTCCTATGGTCATTGTTGCTGGTCTTGAACAAAGATTTTGTCAACAGTGTAGCAGGTGACTTaattaataatgttttcattttCTTGTATTTTCTAATTACTTCTTTTTACTAAGAATATTACTGATGAGTACTCTCCATATATAGCTGCATGCAGatgattaaaatattaaactATTCCTAGCTGTTTATTTTTTTGCTTATGTAGTTGCGGGCCTGTTCAGAGAGTTGGCGCTGATGGATTTGTTAATTTCGTTCCTGCAAGGGAATTTATATAATAGTGTTAATCTTTTGTCTAGTGAAGGTGTCTCTTCCTCCTCCCACCCCTAAATATAACATCCAAGAGCTGCCTTAAAGCTGTGAATTTGATTATGACTTGGTTGTATGTGTTTCGAGTTTGCAAATCTTGTAATATTATCTTTTtgcttattaaattattttatttttgtttatagatGTTTACTGCAATTTACCGCTTCTTCTTGAGTTGGATGGAACATATTTCTACTTCTTGTAGACCACTCAGCAGAAACTAGATGCTTGTTTCCGTAAATGGCTTCAATAGTTCTTGCTCGCTTAATCGGTTAACTCAAGAGGCTTATTTTTGCTACTTTTTGACAATTTGAGTATCAAATGGGACTTTTAAATACTATTATTACTATCTAATCGAGATTTAGGATT encodes the following:
- the LOC124896686 gene encoding uncharacterized protein LOC124896686 encodes the protein MDLVIKRGKKRRGGEGRHRVMWGGLTLTSALEIWVKLEGMRVWEYRRDVDSMWDRAASCIKDTAREWNEEVKKRVETKKGTYVKLVESKNEEEKRMSMDEYKLAKKEAKLAVMAAKTTSFVSLHKGLEEKDGEKRLFRLAKVEEVCKAIRKMQRSRAMGPDNIPVEFWKFSCGAGLRWLTNLFNIIFKSAKMPEA